The genomic region CGACGGAGAAAACGGATTTCAGTGCGCTGGCCGCGACGTTTACGGTTACGAATGGCGTCGCGCAGAACCAGGATCTGCAGCTTGTCAGTCCGCTTTTGCGGGCGACCGGCAGCGGCGTCATCCACATGCCGCAACGGACCGTCGACTATACCGTGAAGCCGAAGCTCATCGCCTCACTCGAAGGCCAAGGCGGCAATGCACAGGCATCCGGCATTGAGGTTCCGGTAAGGATTACCGGGTCCTGGGATCATCCGAGCTATCATCCCGATCTAAACGGGGTGCTCGCTGACCCGAACAAGACAATGGATGCCATCAAGAACATCGGCAAAAAACTCAAAGGGAAGAATTCAGACGAAATCGTCGATTCTCTTTTCGGCAAGAAGGGTGACGAGGATCCGCAGACCGAAAAGACGAAGAAAAAAGCCAAGAAGCTGCTGAACCAATTATTTGGCAAGGCAGACGATCAAAATTAGCAAAAATTTCACGGCTGAGTTTCGCTTCGATGACGGCAAAAGCGACCGAGCGAGGCGTCACAAAACCGGTTGTTAAGCCGCTGGCGCACCACGGCTAAAAAAAATTGGCGCAGGGCACAAAAAGCTCTTGCGTAGGGGGGGCGTTGGCCTCATATGCACGCTCTCTCGTCTGTCCACCTGCCAACATGGTCGAGGTTTCCCAGAACCAATGAGGTAAGGAGCGGGCGGGTCAAACCTATCTGCTGGTTGGGGAGGGTCACATGGCCTTTAATGACACCCTCTTCCAATTGGGGATGGACTTGACTCGTTCAAGCACCGCCCAAGAGGAAGATCACGCGCGCGCTGAGTTCAACGCGGAAGTCGAGGACTCGATTGTGAGTCCGATTGCTGAGCAAAGCGTACCTAGTGCAGGGACTACGATCTTTATCGATCTCCATGGCGCCATGCGCCTCGGCGACGTCAAGTCCGCCGAGCGTGCGATGAAGCGTGCCGTCGAGAACTTGGGCCTCAAGCTCAAGAGCCTCCACCTTGACCGCGCCGCTGGCGGCGACGTGTCGGGTGTCGCGGTCTTGAGTTCCGGGCACCTGTCCTTGCAGGCTTGCTCGCGGACCGGCTTTGCCGCTGTCGACGCGCGCGGATGCGATGGGCTGACGCCGTCAAAGGCGCTGCTCGCACTCGCGGGCGCTTTCGGAGCGCGCGAGGCTGTCATCCAGCGCAAGCGCACGGCTTCGGTCGTTGAAATGCCGACCGTACGTGCCGTACGGCCCGCGCAGCGCCAGAAGGCCCAGGCGAAGGCGGCTTAAGAAGAGAGTTTTGTCTTGGCACCGAGCGACTGCTTTTTGTTGCGCTTGGCAGCTCCCTACGGGAGCCGGCCGCCAAGCGCGAAGCGGACTGTCGGTGCAGCTGACTTCTCTGAACTGACTCCCTACCAGCAATAGGTTGCCGCGATCGGGTATGTCTCGATCGCGGCTTTTGGCGTACCCGGATGCTCCGCTACAATCCCAATTAAGATTAAGTATGCTCAAAATCCTGTCGTGTGCTTCGATAGCGAGATAGAAAACTCTTCGAAGCTGTCTGCAACTATATGTGAATTTGCCTTTTAGACCCGTTTGCGCAGAGGATTTGTTCAAATGGAAATTTTATATTCGCCAAAGTTTTATGCCAATCAGCAGGCAGGTTCATTATCTTCCGCTGAGGTCGTCATTCCGATCGTGCTTAGTTTGTTCAAGGTGAACTCGGCGGTCGATATCGGATGTGGAGTCGGAGGGTGGCTAAAGACGTTGTCACAGCACGGCGTGAGCGACTACCAGGGGCTCGATGGCGATTATGTGAGCGCCGAGATGCTACAAATTCCGGCCGAGCATTTTACGCCCACCGATTTGTCACGCTCCTTTTCGCTTTCGCGCAAATATGATTTGGCGATTTCTCTGGAAGTTGCTGAGCACCTACCTGAGAGCAGTGCTGACGAATTCGTTGAATCAATCGTAAATGCTGCGCCGGTCGTTTTGTTCTCGGCTGCAATACCGCTGCAAGGCGGACTCAATCATATCAATGAGCAATGGCAGAGCTATTGGGCGTCGAAGTTTGCTACGCACGGATACGTTGCGATTGATTGCATTCGCCCCGCTATCTTCCGAGATCCGCGTGTTGCAAGCTGGTATAGGCAAAATATACTAATTTTCTGCGAGCCGGCTAAAGTCCCATCTTCTCTATCGCCCGTGACATCGCCTTATCAGTTAGATCGCGTCGATCACGGCCTTCTCGCGTATTTTCAAGGCGGTTCGTCTCAACCAGGAAGCGGCAGGGAAGCCTTACAGAGCATAAAGCAAGCTGTACCGGTGCTCATAAATGCGGCCCTTAAGAAAGTGCGATTGGCTTAGCGTACAACGGTTTGTTTCGGTCTAAGTCATATGCCCTTCGCGCTGGCGCGCGACTTCCTTGGCGGGCTCGGCGGCTTTCAGGGCCTCCGTCGGCAATAGAGATGCTCCTGCTCCGCGGGAGAGGCGTGAGAAGAACAGAATCGATGACATCGACACCAAGCCAATCAGCAAAAAGACAGGCGGAAAATGTGCGGCGTCGATGGCGCTTCCACCACGCAAATACTGCATGGCCTGAAGTCCCATCGCGGCGATGGTGACACCCACTGAACCCGACAATTCCTGCAACGCAGCGGCGAAACTCGTGGCGCGGCTCAGGCGCTCGGGCGGCACGTCGGCGTACGCCAGCGTGTTGACGCTCGTAAACTGCAGCGAGCGCGACAGGCCACCGGCGAGAAACAGCCCGACGATCAACAGCGCGGGCGTGCTCGATACGAACAGCGACGGCAGGGCGGCAAACAGGCTTGAGACCACTGCGTTCGCGATCAGCACGCGCTTGAAGCCGTAACGACGGATGATAGCCGCGGCCTGGGTCTTCATGAACATAGCGCCGATGCCGGTCGCGAAGGTCATCAAGCCAGACTGGAACGCGGTCATACCAAAACCGGTCTGAAAGAGCAGCGGCAGCAGGAACGGTCCAGCGCCAAGCCCCGTCCGAAACAGGAAGCCACCGACCACGCCCGCGCGATACGTTGGGATCGCAAGCAAACGAAGGTCGATGATCGGCTGGGGGACGCGGAATGCGTGCCAGACGTAGAGCCCCAGCAGAACGGCACCTGAGAGCGTAATCAAAACCACCAGATCGCGATCGAGAAGGCCAAGCCCCATCAGGGTGACGCCCGTCAGGAACAGCGACAAACCGGGTCCGATCAGGAAGAAGCCGCGCATATCGAAGGTGCTGGGGGTGCTTTCGCGCGTGTCTGGGATCAGACGCGTGACCAACACGATACCGACCAGTGCGACCGGAATGTTGATCCAGAAGATCCAGCGCCAGCTAAAGTAGGTCGTAAGGAAGCCGCCAAGCGGCGGACCGAGCACGGGGCCGACGAGCGCCGGAACCGTGAGCCACGCAATCGCATTGATCATATCGGTCTTTGGAATTGTGCGGAGCACAATAAGCCTGCCGACCGGCGCCATCATCGCGCCGCCGATGCCTTGCACAACGCGCGCGACAACGAGCGAACCGAGATCCG from Hyphomicrobium sp. MC1 harbors:
- a CDS encoding S-adenosylmethionine decarboxylase family protein, yielding MDLTRSSTAQEEDHARAEFNAEVEDSIVSPIAEQSVPSAGTTIFIDLHGAMRLGDVKSAERAMKRAVENLGLKLKSLHLDRAAGGDVSGVAVLSSGHLSLQACSRTGFAAVDARGCDGLTPSKALLALAGAFGAREAVIQRKRTASVVEMPTVRAVRPAQRQKAQAKAA
- a CDS encoding bifunctional 2-polyprenyl-6-hydroxyphenol methylase/3-demethylubiquinol 3-O-methyltransferase UbiG; translation: MEILYSPKFYANQQAGSLSSAEVVIPIVLSLFKVNSAVDIGCGVGGWLKTLSQHGVSDYQGLDGDYVSAEMLQIPAEHFTPTDLSRSFSLSRKYDLAISLEVAEHLPESSADEFVESIVNAAPVVLFSAAIPLQGGLNHINEQWQSYWASKFATHGYVAIDCIRPAIFRDPRVASWYRQNILIFCEPAKVPSSLSPVTSPYQLDRVDHGLLAYFQGGSSQPGSGREALQSIKQAVPVLINAALKKVRLA
- a CDS encoding DHA2 family efflux MFS transporter permease subunit, whose product is MTELFRRNFIPLVVATGLFMENLDATVLATSLPAIAKDLHSNPIHLKLAVTTYLLALAVFIPASGWMADRFGAKNVFRAAMVVFSVGSIACGLSSDLGSLVVARVVQGIGGAMMAPVGRLIVLRTIPKTDMINAIAWLTVPALVGPVLGPPLGGFLTTYFSWRWIFWINIPVALVGIVLVTRLIPDTRESTPSTFDMRGFFLIGPGLSLFLTGVTLMGLGLLDRDLVVLITLSGAVLLGLYVWHAFRVPQPIIDLRLLAIPTYRAGVVGGFLFRTGLGAGPFLLPLLFQTGFGMTAFQSGLMTFATGIGAMFMKTQAAAIIRRYGFKRVLIANAVVSSLFAALPSLFVSSTPALLIVGLFLAGGLSRSLQFTSVNTLAYADVPPERLSRATSFAAALQELSGSVGVTIAAMGLQAMQYLRGGSAIDAAHFPPVFLLIGLVSMSSILFFSRLSRGAGASLLPTEALKAAEPAKEVARQREGHMT